Part of the Bacteroidales bacterium genome is shown below.
CCATGCGGGCAAAGCACAGCAGGAAATGGACCTTTACCTTTGGCAGGACGGTACATGGATCCGCACAAATAGACCCCGGGAATCACTTCAAGACCAATATTTTCAACAGTATAACCATCAAACTGACGTTTTGGAGTATAGATAGGATTAAGTGCTGTCTTCTCTGGAAAGGGTGATAATCCAAGCTGTTCAAAGAAACATTTCCTTAACTCAGCTTTTCTTAAATCCCATGCTGACTGAGAAGTATAGCTTGCCAGAAGCCTATCAAGATGTTTCTTTCCCTCTTCGACAGGACGAACATGATAGGCATATTTACTGACTTTATATACCCCTTCAGATGTCTTCTCGAAAATCATATCAAGGGGCATGAGGATATTAGTAAGAGTCTCTTCAATACCGGATCTATATCTCCAGCTCGGATACAAAACATCGACACCTTTAACAAGACTTTCACTGTATTGAAGTTTTATTTTATATTTCGTTTCGATATCTGCTATAACTTCTTTGAGAGGTTTTTTATAGACATCCTGAGGTGACTGTGCAAATATCTTTCCTGATACAATTATCAGACAAATCAGAATTAAAATCTTAATTTTCATTATGTTAAGGTTTACATTAATTAACTGTTTGCCACCAAGGCACCAAGACACTAAGTTACACAAAGATTTCCTCTGTGTAACTCTGTGCCTCCTCAGTGTAACTCTGTGTTAGTTCTTCTATTCCCTATTTTTTGCCCCCAGCCCCCTAAAGGGGGTTTGTATCTGCAAACCACTGTAATTCTCCTATATATGCAAGCATAGCCCCCCCCTTTAGGGGTCCCGATAACTATCGGGAGAGGGGCAATAATCTATTCTGCAATAAACTTCAGTAACGGTATTAAAATCATCTGTCCCTTTTCCGCTTTATACGAGATTTTTGTCACCAGATTACCATCCTTATCTTTTTCGCTTACGGAAGTCGGGTGGATATAAGGATTCATCTGTGAAATGAATAACAGTGCCCGTTCCTTAGCTTCGTCACTGAATTTCGGGAAGCCTGTATGAACGATTGCGATCAGATCAGCCAATTCGGTCTTATTTGTCATTATTGCACCCTTCACAGCTGGTATATTTTCTCCACTTGTTGAAATCACTACTGTACCGCCTGATGGAATCCAGTTCAGCCAGTTCATCTCATCACCCGGATCTCTTTCCGCTCCTTTTGTAATTATCAGATTTGCATAATATTTCCTCATTGCATCCTTGTACAGAGGAGGCAGTTTTGTGGCTGCAATATATCCTGCAATCAGACGGCAGGTATTGTAATGATCAACATTGAAATTGTAATCATCGGCAATCAATTGACCATTATTATTTAACAGGTGCTTGGAGAATAATGAAACAAGGGCCCTGAACTCAACAATAGTGGTATCAACAGCCGGATTGTTCTTCTTTATTGATTCACGAATCGTTTTTGCATATCCCATTCTGTCTGAGGAGGACAGTTTTATTTCATCAACTGTTAGTTTTATTTCACGCGGAGTCTCTTCCAGACGACCTGGAGTCAGAATGAGCTTTGCTACTTTTTTCCGATTCTCATCATCAAGAACAGGTTCAGTTATTACCGAATTATCGGGAACAAAAGCCTCAGCATCAATTTCAAACGAACCTGAAGCCAGACCGCCTGCAGATACAGTTACCCGGATCTTCCCCGGTTTTCCTGTCGACCTAATCACATTTGAAACCGGCATATCAATGTACCAGACTCCCTCCATCTCATGATGACGGTAAATATCTGATTCATATGCTGATGGCCCGACTAATACAGCAGGTCCTGATATAGTCCACTTCACTGAATTATTTGCACCATAGACATGATTTCCTTTCCCATCAACTATATCAGCAGTAATGATGGCTACCGAACCTCTGTCAGCGGTAAACTTTTTGTGAGAAGATGTCAGTACTATTTTTGCAGGGTCATCTGCCATAACAACCTGGGCAGTGATATTTAAACCGTTTTTAGTTGCAACTGCTGTTACAGTTCCTTTTTCAACAATTATATCCTTGAATGTAACACTGTGGAAATTAGCGGCATCCGGGATCTGAGTTCCTTTGCTTACACCATTCACTTTAAGTTCAACCTTATCGCAGTTAGAGTTTACAACGATATCCTTTTTTTGTCCGAGATATTGTGTTCTCCAGAAATGAGGCTGGATGAACGCCATAGGCTTTTTTGAATAAGTGGCCTGCCAGAAATAGTAGGCATATTTGGGTATCCTGTAGGTATCAACATAACCTTTTGGATTTACATGCAGAAGCGGTGAATTGAGATATTCACGGTCTGCCCCATGATCAGCATACAACCATGTGGATAGATTTCCAGTTCCAAACAGACCGCTGGCTTTGAGCATATTCTGCTGATGTTCTTCTGTCCCGCTATGCTGTCCGTCTGAAGGCTCAAGGTCTTTTACATCTTTATTATACCATCCCCTGATCGTACATCTTAAGAGGTTCTCAAGCGGAAGATTATCGTCGGTATGTTTTACAAATTTCCCAGCTGATCCATCAGAAACACGTCGTGCCGTTAGGATCCTGGTAGTATCTTCAGCAACCGCAAATTTTGAATCTACTGCACGGTTTGTTTCATTGCCCATGCCCCAGAACATTATGCTGGGGTGGTTCCTGTCGCGTCTGATCATTTCTTTCATCTGTTGTTCCTGGACTTCAGGTGAAAAATCCTGATTCTTTATGCTGGGTGATTCTTCATCAATTACAATACCATACCTGTCAGTCAGATCATAGACATACTTATCGTTAGGATAATGAGCTGTACGCATGAAGTTATAATTCAGATTTTCAGCTATATCTTTGAAGTCCATGTCGGTTATCCATTTTGGGATTGCGTCTCCCAGCCATGGATATTCCTGGTGACGGTTTCCTCCGTTTAAAATCATTTTCTTACCGTTAACATAAAGGAAATTTTCTTTATAATCCCATCTGAACCAGCGAAAACCAAGAGGACTGTTATAAGTATCAACAAGGTCTTTTCCATCTATTACTTCAGAGAATACCCTGTACAAATACGGTGATTCATTCGACCATAATCGTGGATTTTTTACAGGCTTGAAAGTCTGATCAAATTTATAAAGCTGTCCGGGTGCAATATCTGACGTAGTTTTAATAACCTGAATCATCTTATTGGCAGCATCGAATATCGTTGTCTGTAATGTGCAAGATTTCTTTGCCGGATTATCATTCTTAACCCAGGTCTGAACCCTGACAGTTGCCTCTTTTTCGTTTACAGAAGGGGTTGTAACAAATGTTCCGCCCTCATGACTTGCCGATCCCTGCATTGGTATATACAGATTATTCTTCAAAACGATAGTGACATCGCGATAAATACCACCATACACATTGAAATTACCTGCCGCCATTGGAGGAATTTTAAACTGATCCTTTTGCCGGTTGTTAACTGCAATGGCTATTACATTATCGGCGCCGGGTTTAAGATGAGATGTTATATCAAAATCAAACGAGCCATACCCGCCTTTATGATCGCCGAGATATTTTCCGTTAATCCATACTTTGCAATACTTCTGAACACCTTCAAATTCAATAAAAACCCTTCTGCCTTCGAATTCTTTATTAACTGAAAAGTGTTTACGGTACCATCCCCATCCGGTCCACCAGTAAGGATTGTCGTTTTCCGAAGCATTTCTTATAAAGGGATGCAGTTCTCCTGTAGTCTCGTATGTACTCCAGGTATGGGGCAAACTGACAGCAATCCACTTTGAATCATCTGTCCCGGGAGATTCATATCCTTTATCGGCTGATTCATTAGGAAAATAATTGAATGTCCATTGAGAGTTTATTATTTTCTCTACCCTCTGGCTTTTCTGAACAGCTACAGGTTTTTTCTGTGCATGGGAAAAAGATATGCAGAATAAAAAAGATAAAATTAACGTTATATGTTTCATAATATGATATTTACACTTTTATGCATAGTATGTACTAAGATAGGAAATAAAATTGAAACGTACTCTCACTTTGCCAATACCCTTTAATATCAAATTCCTGCTCAAGTCCGGGGATCCTTCGCTATCGCTCAGGATGACAGTTATTTGCGTGGTCAAAGAAGGGGAAAGAAGTGGCGATTCGACATAAATTTATCATCTTTAAGAATATTTTTTCATCGAATCGCCACTTCTTTCCCCATATACCCTATAATCGCAGTGTCATCCCGAAGCGACAGCGAGGGATCTACGGCTCCATCAATAAACTATAATAATTAGATTAACAGGCTGTAAAAACAATGTAGGGACACATAATTATGTGTCCCTACAGAAAATTTGTCTCAACCAAAGTCCCTCCCCCACGGGGGAGGGATTTAGGGAGGGGTTATTTCGTATAATGCGAAGGATTCTCATCCTGCCATTCGTTGATACCATCACGTATCCTGTTACGGAAAGTGAGAGTATCAGTGCAATGATAGGTATAGAAAGGCGATGCAGTTTCAGTATACTTGTATTTAAGTATGATCTTTCTCTCCTGTAATAATTTTGAATTATTATAGGTACATTCTCCATCCTGAGTGAAAACCTGTGATGCACCAGCTACAGGACTGAGATAGAGCTTAGTCCCTTTTTTAGTCAGGCTAAACTGCTTTTTACCAACTACTACCGTGTTCTTATAATATCCATTGCATGTAAGAGTGCTGGGCCCTGCAGTTGTAAGTGTCCATATCAGGTTCTCCTGCGTCGGAATAGTAGTCTTGTAATAGATTGTGGTATCGCTCTTTAAAGGTCTGTTGATCACTGCTGCACCACCATGCCAGTAATTACCGAACAGCATGTTTTCAAACTTTACACCTATAACATTTGTCTTCTTTGCATAAAGAACTGAGTCTGCATCTGCTGCTGTAATTTTAAAAGGAAGAACATAAGTTGACATAATTGTTTTCAGGGAATCATTCAAAAAGCTTGTTGAATCAGCCTTTATGACAACTGTTCCTCCATGCCATCCCGCCTTGATTACCATTGTGGTGGTGCTGGGTGTCATCTGATAATAATTGGAAGGTAACTGCTGAAGAGCAGCAACTGGTGCAGTTGCATCTTTGATATAACTCCATGATGAACTCTGCATACTTAAGAGTCGCGTGGGAGTAACCAGTAAAGGGTCGAGGATGAAGGAAACGTTACGGTCCTTCTCATTCTGTTTTACGCCTCCGAGAGCTACACCTACTTCAATTTTCATTCCTTCTCCAACAACGAATGTACGTACATCCTGCTGAAAGGGGAAATATATCGAAGTGATGGGGTAGTCGAGAAGGTATTCTTCGTAGCATGAAACCATCACTATCGAAAGAACTATTAAAGCTAATATTTTTTTCATATCTGTTTCTTTTAATGTTTTAGTTCCATGAAGGCCATCCTTCATTCTGTACCAGTTTGCTCATTCTCATTATCTCATTATAAGGAATGGGATTGTAAGGAGAAGGAAGATTCCGGTTTTCAACTACATAATTCAGATTGTATGTATATGTAACCGGAGTTCCGGCAACCTGAGTGATATAAGCACCGTGAACAGGTACATTTATCACACTTTGCCAGTCGGCATCAGTTGTCCAGCGGCGAAGGTCATAAAATCTCATCCCCTCGAAGCAGGTTTCAATCCTTCTTTCATTCTTTACAAGAGCATCAAAGGCTGCTTCGGTTGTCTGAGCATCGAGATATGGATCAGCAGCAGGCAGTCCTGTTGCATTATCGTAAGTCTTTCTGACGCGCAGGTACTTAAGAGCAGCTTTTGGTGTTAGTCCTCCATACAAAGCTGTATTTGGATTTTTTGTTACATGGTTGGCTGCTTCAGCATAGATAAGTACAAAATGTGCCCAGCGATAGATAAACTTAGAATGCGGAGCTGATAATACTGTAGCATCTGACCAGTTAGTATTCATATACACAAATTTCTTGATGTGGTAATTTGTCAGACTGTTGTCCGATCTGGTCCCCGCAGCATCTTTACCGACTGTAGGACCTTCATTCCAGTTCTCGAAAGTGTACATTGTGGCTCCTCCTGTAAGTTTTTTAGCCTGTGCCGTATTATAGAAAATTACGCTATAAAACCTCGGATCACGACCAGCATAAGGATTAGCCGGATTATAGCCGCTTAGAGGATCTGTAATTGGGCGGCCATTTGCCATTCCAAATGAGTTTACAAGATCCTGGGTTGCTCCAATCTCGCCATTACCCTGGAAACCGCCAGGATAAAACATTCTCTCCATAGCTGTGTTACCGGTATTGTACCTTGTGGCAAACACGATTTCAGGTGAATTTGGATTGGTAAATATTACAGGATCTGTAGCCCTGAAGCTGTTGGAACTGGAAATATTATCAGTTGTCAGCTTGAAGTTTATTATCTTCTGTGCGTTTTTTGCAGCGCTGTCCCAGCGTGCAACGTCGTTGCCGGGATTGAACCTTGGTGATGCCCAGGTGAGATAGACATTAGCTTTAATACCAAGTGTTGCTATATCATCAAAACGACCCCAGTACTTACCACCAAGATAACTTAAGTCGGTACCAGCCGGGTACAGAAAATCTCTGTGAGCCAGGGGAAGATACTTCATAGCTGAATCGCAGTCAGCAATAATCTGCTTTACACATTCATCATAAGTATTACGTGCAAGGTTGATTTCGTCGTTAACATCGAATACTTCAGTAACGATTGGAAAACCAAGCATCACGCCGTTGACACCTTTTCCTCCGAATTTCTGAAGAAGATCCCATTGAAACCATGCTCTCAGAGCAAAAGCTTCACCCTGTAACCGGGTCCTCATCTGATCATTATAAGAGTCTTTTACAAGATACCTTGTATTGTAACCGCGTCTGTCGTGCAGGAAGATATTGCACTGGGCAATAGACCTGTAGTCACGGTCCCAGTAACCCTGGAAAGGATCCTGTGAGGTGGTCATTGTATTCAGGGCATATCGTCTCATCACGTTTGTGGAACTGGTCAGAACAGCATCATCGGTGACGCCGTCAAGGTAAACACCCTCATTGTTATTATAGTTCCTTGTAGATCCCCCTACACTGGCTTCGGCGATATTGTCATAACACCTGTTAATTAAACCCTGTACGAGGTTCTGGTAGTCCCAGATGGTTTCACTGTCATAGTTCCCGTTTGGCCACGGATCGAGATAATCTTCACACGAAGCCATCAGAACTAAAATGAATCCAAATAATAATATTTTTTTCGTCTTCATAATTTTAACAGTTTAAAAATTTAATTTAACTCCGGCAGAGATGGTCTTGAATAACGGATAAACCGTAACACCTGAGTTGATTGATTCAGGATCAACATCTTTGATCTTCGAGATAGTCATCAGATTTGCACCTCTTACGTATATCCTTACTGCACGTCCACCCATGAACTGAAGCTTCTCAGCAGGAATTGTATAAGCAAGCTCAATATTCTGGATCTTGAAGAAATCTCCTTTTCTAAGCCAGAACTCAGATACCACAAAGTTATTATTAACCTTATTGTATGTTAACCTGGGATAATCTCCACCTATATTGTCTCTGGTAAAGTTTGAGTAATTATTATTACTTCCATCAGTCGAATTCCAACCATTCCAGAAATATGGATTCGTAAGCGCGATATCATAGAAGGCTCTTCCAGATCCAAGTATAAACAGATCGAAATTCTTATACTTCAGAGAAATATTCATACCATAATAAAGTCGGGGTGAAGAATGGCCTATCATGCCCTGATCGAGGTCATCAACAACACCATCTTCATTCATATCCGCATATTTAAGATCTCCTTCCTTAAGAACGGCATCAAATAACTGAGGTACAACAAGTGCGTCTGCATCTGAAGTGAATTTCCCAATATAGTTCTGACCAAAAATTGCATCGGATGGTTTTCCGATACGGTCCTGGTAATCAAATCTATAGTCAGGCTGATCATATTTTATTCTGGTTCCTTTAGAGGTAGTTGCATTTGCACCTATAACCATAGTAACATCTCCAAACTTCTCGGTATATGTAAGATCAATTCCAAGAGCATTGTACCTTGTCTGGTTGTAATTTAAATATGGACGTGCTCCGTTATATCCTGCAACCAATGGCAAAATATTGGAAACCTGTGAAATAGAACCATCAACAAGCCAGTTGTAGTAAGTCATGTCTAAAGTGACTTTATTATTAAATAACACAGCATCAAATCCTGCATTTAACTCCTGTCTTTTTTCCCAGGTCAGGATTGGATTACCTGTTCTTGAAAGGTATGATCTTGTAACAGCAGCATCAGTTGTGGTACCAAACCATGTCGGAGACGAGGATAATGCACCGAATCCCCAGTTAGTTGTTGTACTGGTAGAAGAAGTGGAAGACCATCTGTCAACATAGAAAAGATTCTGGTAGAATGTCTCATTTCCTGAAATACCACCCTGAACACGAAGCTTAAGATAATTTACAGCTTTTATGTTCGACATAAATGCCTCATCTGAGATAACGTAGTTTCCTCCGAAGGCCCAGTTCAGAATATTCCTGTAATCCTTGTCAAAAACTGATGTCCCTGCATAATTGAGCACTCCCTGGAAGGAGTATTTGTCCTTAATAGAATACATAACCGAAAGTGCAGTGTTACGTGCACGCTGTGGCTCCTCAACTCCGTTTATATAGGTAAGAAGTTGATTATAAGTCAGTGTTGATTGCAGAGTGCTGTTGGCAAAAGTCCTGTCGTAACTTAGTACTTCATTGAATGAATAGCGCTGGAAATAGTAGTCCATAAGCTTAAGAAGATCTGTCTGTTTAATCAGAGAGTGAGCTGAGGACCTTGTTAAAGCCAGAGTCGTGGGATCAACTGTATAGGCAAGATAATCGTTAGTTTTTCCAACCCTTACAGTATTGTGAATATTGAATGCGAAAGAGCTTATTGACTTGAGTCCTTTTATGAATTTATCTGCATCGTAAATAAGTTTCAGATAGGAAGAACCTGTCCTGCCCCTGTCGGTATAGTATCCCTGATCCACAACATTACCTATAAGGTTGTCTGGGTACAGTGCACTTACACCATACCATGGTGTTGCCGGCTTTGTCGTTTCATCGAGATAAGCCCATATCGGGTATGCTACAGGCGGTGTACTGTGTATATCGGTAAGAATTGATGGTAACTCAGTGATAGTAAGTGTAGCATTATCAGTATTCTCTGATGTATACTGCGGGTCGAATCCGTAGCTTGGCGAACGGCGGAAGCTCAGATTTCCATAAAAACCGAATAATGCAGTGAACTGATCATTGATCTTTACATTGACATTCTGACGTGTAGTAACCCTGTTATAGTCAGATTTTGCACCCAGATTGATGATATCACCCTCTCCTGCATAACCAAGATATGAGTTATACTGAACAATGTCATTTCCTCCAGAAGATGACATGTTGACTCTCTGAAACTCCATCGTTTTATCAAGCATCATGTTTGCATAATCAGCACTTGGATACTGAAGATCGTAACCATTATTCTGGGCAAATCCTGCAATCTGAGCACTGGTGTATAGTTCTGGCAAACCGCTGTTAACTCTCGCCTGATTATGCAGAGTAGCATAATCAGCACCCAGGACGTAGCCCGGCATACGGTCGACAACGCTTACTCCTTTTTCTACATCAACGTGCAGCATACGTTCATTTTTCGTACCATACTTGGTTTTAATATAAAGCACACCACCAGTTGCAGCAGGACCGTACATCGTAGTTCCCAGGATACCCTTTACCAGAGTAGCTGATTCTATCTCAGCTGGATCGAGTACATACTCCTGCAAGTCAGTCGGCATATTGTCAACCATAACGTAAGGCATACCACCGAATTTATCAGTAGCGCCCATAGAGCTTGTACTTAACAGGTTCAGGTTCTGATATCCTTCCATCGGGTGAAGGCCCGGTGATCCATCCAGTTCCCTGACATCATACATTGAAGATATACCTGTAAGCGAATTACGTATATCAGTTGATGGATACCGTAAGAAATATGAGCCCGGTATTACTGTTTCCGGTCCGGTTAGATAACGCCTTTTCAACGTAGTAAATGGCAATGCTACATCGTCATCGGATGTCATGTGCATTTTTGCATGGATCAGAGTAACAGTCTTACTCTGCATCAGGTCAATAACAGGGCTGACTTTTTTCTCATATAGAGGTGCGGTAATGGTAACAACACTCTCAGGGTAACCCTTGAATGTGACAGTACCATCCTGGTCTGACTGGGTATGGATGAGACCTTCACCCACAACCACTTTAGCATTTGCAATCGGCGTTCCGCTCTCATCAGTAACTTTAAGAACGACGTCGAACAGCTGCCTGGCTTTCTTTTCATTCTGCACCTGTGCATTTACAGGCCATGAAAGTATAAATACAATAAGAAAGAGCCCGGCAAATCTGACTTTTTGATAAAATATATTTTTAAATCTCATAGATTTTCGTATTAATGGTTCTTGTTACCAGACTGGGTTTGAAACAAAATTCTTCATCTTAAGAGCATCTGCATTCAGGAATGGCAGGTAATACATACCCTCTTCCCAAGTGGGCTGACGATCAGCTGATAACTCTGTACGAACATACTGATATCCTGTCGGGTAGGTAGAGGAAACTGCAACCTTTTGAGGTATGTTTGCATACAATTTGCTCGACATTATCTGAGGAAGTTCCATCCAGCGCC
Proteins encoded:
- a CDS encoding DUF4982 domain-containing protein encodes the protein MKHITLILSFLFCISFSHAQKKPVAVQKSQRVEKIINSQWTFNYFPNESADKGYESPGTDDSKWIAVSLPHTWSTYETTGELHPFIRNASENDNPYWWTGWGWYRKHFSVNKEFEGRRVFIEFEGVQKYCKVWINGKYLGDHKGGYGSFDFDITSHLKPGADNVIAIAVNNRQKDQFKIPPMAAGNFNVYGGIYRDVTIVLKNNLYIPMQGSASHEGGTFVTTPSVNEKEATVRVQTWVKNDNPAKKSCTLQTTIFDAANKMIQVIKTTSDIAPGQLYKFDQTFKPVKNPRLWSNESPYLYRVFSEVIDGKDLVDTYNSPLGFRWFRWDYKENFLYVNGKKMILNGGNRHQEYPWLGDAIPKWITDMDFKDIAENLNYNFMRTAHYPNDKYVYDLTDRYGIVIDEESPSIKNQDFSPEVQEQQMKEMIRRDRNHPSIMFWGMGNETNRAVDSKFAVAEDTTRILTARRVSDGSAGKFVKHTDDNLPLENLLRCTIRGWYNKDVKDLEPSDGQHSGTEEHQQNMLKASGLFGTGNLSTWLYADHGADREYLNSPLLHVNPKGYVDTYRIPKYAYYFWQATYSKKPMAFIQPHFWRTQYLGQKKDIVVNSNCDKVELKVNGVSKGTQIPDAANFHSVTFKDIIVEKGTVTAVATKNGLNITAQVVMADDPAKIVLTSSHKKFTADRGSVAIITADIVDGKGNHVYGANNSVKWTISGPAVLVGPSAYESDIYRHHEMEGVWYIDMPVSNVIRSTGKPGKIRVTVSAGGLASGSFEIDAEAFVPDNSVITEPVLDDENRKKVAKLILTPGRLEETPREIKLTVDEIKLSSSDRMGYAKTIRESIKKNNPAVDTTIVEFRALVSLFSKHLLNNNGQLIADDYNFNVDHYNTCRLIAGYIAATKLPPLYKDAMRKYYANLIITKGAERDPGDEMNWLNWIPSGGTVVISTSGENIPAVKGAIMTNKTELADLIAIVHTGFPKFSDEAKERALLFISQMNPYIHPTSVSEKDKDGNLVTKISYKAEKGQMILIPLLKFIAE
- a CDS encoding DUF1735 domain-containing protein, coding for MKKILALIVLSIVMVSCYEEYLLDYPITSIYFPFQQDVRTFVVGEGMKIEVGVALGGVKQNEKDRNVSFILDPLLVTPTRLLSMQSSSWSYIKDATAPVAALQQLPSNYYQMTPSTTTMVIKAGWHGGTVVIKADSTSFLNDSLKTIMSTYVLPFKITAADADSVLYAKKTNVIGVKFENMLFGNYWHGGAAVINRPLKSDTTIYYKTTIPTQENLIWTLTTAGPSTLTCNGYYKNTVVVGKKQFSLTKKGTKLYLSPVAGASQVFTQDGECTYNNSKLLQERKIILKYKYTETASPFYTYHCTDTLTFRNRIRDGINEWQDENPSHYTK
- a CDS encoding RagB/SusD family nutrient uptake outer membrane protein, producing the protein MASCEDYLDPWPNGNYDSETIWDYQNLVQGLINRCYDNIAEASVGGSTRNYNNNEGVYLDGVTDDAVLTSSTNVMRRYALNTMTTSQDPFQGYWDRDYRSIAQCNIFLHDRRGYNTRYLVKDSYNDQMRTRLQGEAFALRAWFQWDLLQKFGGKGVNGVMLGFPIVTEVFDVNDEINLARNTYDECVKQIIADCDSAMKYLPLAHRDFLYPAGTDLSYLGGKYWGRFDDIATLGIKANVYLTWASPRFNPGNDVARWDSAAKNAQKIINFKLTTDNISSSNSFRATDPVIFTNPNSPEIVFATRYNTGNTAMERMFYPGGFQGNGEIGATQDLVNSFGMANGRPITDPLSGYNPANPYAGRDPRFYSVIFYNTAQAKKLTGGATMYTFENWNEGPTVGKDAAGTRSDNSLTNYHIKKFVYMNTNWSDATVLSAPHSKFIYRWAHFVLIYAEAANHVTKNPNTALYGGLTPKAALKYLRVRKTYDNATGLPAADPYLDAQTTEAAFDALVKNERRIETCFEGMRFYDLRRWTTDADWQSVINVPVHGAYITQVAGTPVTYTYNLNYVVENRNLPSPYNPIPYNEIMRMSKLVQNEGWPSWN
- a CDS encoding SusC/RagA family TonB-linked outer membrane protein, producing the protein MRFKNIFYQKVRFAGLFLIVFILSWPVNAQVQNEKKARQLFDVVLKVTDESGTPIANAKVVVGEGLIHTQSDQDGTVTFKGYPESVVTITAPLYEKKVSPVIDLMQSKTVTLIHAKMHMTSDDDVALPFTTLKRRYLTGPETVIPGSYFLRYPSTDIRNSLTGISSMYDVRELDGSPGLHPMEGYQNLNLLSTSSMGATDKFGGMPYVMVDNMPTDLQEYVLDPAEIESATLVKGILGTTMYGPAATGGVLYIKTKYGTKNERMLHVDVEKGVSVVDRMPGYVLGADYATLHNQARVNSGLPELYTSAQIAGFAQNNGYDLQYPSADYANMMLDKTMEFQRVNMSSSGGNDIVQYNSYLGYAGEGDIINLGAKSDYNRVTTRQNVNVKINDQFTALFGFYGNLSFRRSPSYGFDPQYTSENTDNATLTITELPSILTDIHSTPPVAYPIWAYLDETTKPATPWYGVSALYPDNLIGNVVDQGYYTDRGRTGSSYLKLIYDADKFIKGLKSISSFAFNIHNTVRVGKTNDYLAYTVDPTTLALTRSSAHSLIKQTDLLKLMDYYFQRYSFNEVLSYDRTFANSTLQSTLTYNQLLTYINGVEEPQRARNTALSVMYSIKDKYSFQGVLNYAGTSVFDKDYRNILNWAFGGNYVISDEAFMSNIKAVNYLKLRVQGGISGNETFYQNLFYVDRWSSTSSTSTTTNWGFGALSSSPTWFGTTTDAAVTRSYLSRTGNPILTWEKRQELNAGFDAVLFNNKVTLDMTYYNWLVDGSISQVSNILPLVAGYNGARPYLNYNQTRYNALGIDLTYTEKFGDVTMVIGANATTSKGTRIKYDQPDYRFDYQDRIGKPSDAIFGQNYIGKFTSDADALVVPQLFDAVLKEGDLKYADMNEDGVVDDLDQGMIGHSSPRLYYGMNISLKYKNFDLFILGSGRAFYDIALTNPYFWNGWNSTDGSNNNYSNFTRDNIGGDYPRLTYNKVNNNFVVSEFWLRKGDFFKIQNIELAYTIPAEKLQFMGGRAVRIYVRGANLMTISKIKDVDPESINSGVTVYPLFKTISAGVKLNF